One genomic segment of Cellulophaga sp. HaHaR_3_176 includes these proteins:
- a CDS encoding sugar MFS transporter yields MEQVNKSKIFLAACMALIVTSMTFAIRAGILTQLGVDFEISNKELGWINSMAFLGFPLAMLVGGLLYNVLGAKKLLTIAFVCHLLGLVLTIYAGGFWTLIISTFFIGFANGSVEAACNPMIADMYTNNRTAMLNKFHVWFPGGLVIGALVSKFMTDGGIGWQLQIATMLIPTLIYGFLVFTQKFPENENIESNTSSNIKALANPLFLFMMVCMTLTATSEFIPQQWIETILGSSGASPMLVLALVTGIMALGRFFAGPIIHKLNPVGVLLMSSIITASAIYFMSVADGSMVYVAAALFALGVCYFWPTMIGFISEYASKTGALGMSLVGGAGMFATSMWNPIIGSRLDTEKASALASGLVGDAADIEAGRSVLGFMVYFPVTLIVLFGILFIMRSKIEKYRIHQDSSVESI; encoded by the coding sequence ATGGAGCAAGTAAATAAGAGTAAGATTTTTTTGGCAGCTTGTATGGCGCTAATTGTAACTTCTATGACTTTTGCGATTAGAGCAGGAATCTTAACGCAATTAGGAGTAGATTTTGAGATTAGCAATAAAGAATTGGGTTGGATAAACAGTATGGCTTTTCTTGGTTTTCCTTTAGCAATGTTAGTGGGTGGCCTACTTTACAATGTTTTAGGAGCTAAAAAATTATTAACTATAGCATTTGTTTGCCACTTATTAGGGCTAGTTCTAACAATATATGCAGGTGGTTTTTGGACATTAATAATTTCTACTTTCTTTATTGGTTTTGCAAACGGTTCGGTTGAGGCAGCATGTAACCCGATGATTGCAGATATGTATACCAATAATAGAACGGCAATGCTAAATAAGTTTCATGTTTGGTTTCCTGGAGGTTTAGTTATTGGTGCCTTAGTATCAAAATTTATGACCGATGGGGGTATCGGTTGGCAGTTGCAAATTGCAACGATGTTAATACCAACATTAATTTATGGTTTTTTAGTGTTTACACAGAAATTTCCTGAAAATGAAAATATAGAATCTAACACATCTTCAAATATAAAAGCATTAGCAAATCCTTTATTTTTATTTATGATGGTTTGTATGACGCTAACAGCAACTTCTGAATTTATACCACAACAGTGGATAGAAACTATTTTAGGTAGTTCAGGAGCAAGTCCAATGTTGGTTTTGGCTTTAGTTACAGGTATAATGGCACTTGGTCGTTTTTTTGCAGGTCCAATTATCCATAAGTTAAACCCAGTTGGCGTTTTATTGATGTCATCAATTATTACAGCTTCTGCAATATACTTTATGAGTGTTGCAGATGGTTCAATGGTTTATGTGGCAGCAGCATTGTTTGCATTAGGGGTTTGTTACTTTTGGCCAACTATGATAGGTTTTATATCTGAATATGCATCAAAAACTGGAGCATTAGGTATGTCGCTTGTTGGTGGTGCGGGTATGTTTGCAACATCAATGTGGAACCCGATTATTGGATCTAGGTTAGATACAGAAAAAGCAAGTGCTTTAGCATCTGGTTTAGTAGGTGATGCTGCTGATATTGAGGCGGGTAGGTCTGTGTTGGGCTTTATGGTATATTTTCCTGTAACTTTAATAGTGCTATTCGGTATTTTATTTATCATGCGTAGCAAAATTGAAAAATACAGAATACATCAAGACTCTAGTGTAGAGAGTATTTAA
- a CDS encoding Gfo/Idh/MocA family protein: MAKKIRLGILGGGGDSLIGVLHRVASHINDNYQIVGAVFNPRIEDNIAFAKEIDIPTNRIYKDFDTLVDEEMKLPEDERIQVCSVLTPNFLHFPMAKKLLENGFSVICEKPMTTTYDEAKILQETLEKAGTVFAVTHTYTGYPMVRQMREMIKTGALGKIQKVDVRYYQGWINPIIHDKSKRSSTWRLDPEKAGISCCVGDIGVHAFNMVEFTTGLKIKSILADLNYLYDDNKMDIDGTVLVRFDGNAKGVVRSSQIATGEENGLAIAIYGDKGGLRWEQENPNYLYVMSDDKPLQVYKPGHAYNSDLSLDGTKLPPGHPEGIFDSMANIYLGVSKAIRGEKYNDGEFPTMMDGVRGMNFIESSVASHKAGNVWVDLIN, translated from the coding sequence ATGGCAAAAAAAATTAGATTAGGAATTTTAGGAGGAGGAGGAGATTCTTTAATAGGAGTTTTACATAGGGTAGCATCACACATTAATGATAACTACCAAATTGTTGGAGCGGTATTTAATCCTAGAATTGAAGATAACATTGCATTTGCAAAAGAAATAGATATACCTACCAATAGAATTTACAAAGATTTTGATACCCTGGTAGATGAAGAAATGAAGTTGCCTGAAGACGAACGTATACAGGTTTGTTCTGTGTTGACACCTAATTTTCTTCATTTTCCGATGGCAAAAAAATTATTGGAAAACGGTTTTAGTGTTATTTGCGAAAAGCCAATGACGACAACTTATGACGAAGCCAAAATTTTACAAGAAACTCTTGAAAAAGCAGGTACTGTATTTGCTGTAACTCATACTTATACAGGATATCCAATGGTTCGCCAGATGCGTGAAATGATAAAAACAGGTGCTTTGGGTAAAATTCAAAAAGTAGATGTTCGTTATTATCAAGGTTGGATAAACCCAATTATTCATGATAAATCAAAAAGATCTTCTACTTGGAGGTTAGACCCTGAAAAAGCAGGCATTAGCTGTTGCGTTGGCGATATTGGTGTGCATGCTTTTAATATGGTAGAATTTACAACAGGCTTAAAAATAAAATCAATACTTGCAGATTTGAACTACTTGTATGATGATAATAAAATGGATATAGACGGTACCGTTTTAGTTCGTTTTGATGGTAATGCAAAAGGTGTAGTACGATCTAGCCAAATAGCTACAGGAGAAGAAAACGGATTGGCTATTGCTATTTACGGAGATAAAGGTGGTTTGCGTTGGGAACAAGAAAACCCAAATTATCTTTATGTAATGAGTGATGATAAGCCATTACAGGTTTACAAACCAGGGCATGCATATAATTCTGATTTGTCATTAGATGGTACAAAATTGCCTCCAGGGCACCCTGAAGGTATTTTTGATTCAATGGCCAATATTTACTTAGGAGTTTCTAAGGCAATTCGAGGAGAAAAATATAATGATGGAGAATTCCCAACTATGATGGACGGAGTTCGTGGAATGAATTTTATTGAAAGCTCAGTAGCATCACATAAAGCAGGTAATGTTTGGGTAGATTTGATTAATTAA
- a CDS encoding ASCH domain-containing protein: protein MDNTSARNMWGNYLDKHLEDTFVNAPKTIHFYDNEKEANESVNLVLKGIKSANTLALLDLQSRKEALPKIGDFNIITDWNGDAKCIVKTTAVKLKPYFSIDANYAIKEGEGDKSLSYWKTKHWDYYTRNLNKINRTPKESMIVVCQEFEKVFG from the coding sequence ATGGATAATACATCTGCCCGAAACATGTGGGGTAATTATTTGGATAAGCATTTAGAAGATACCTTTGTTAATGCTCCTAAAACCATTCATTTTTACGACAATGAAAAAGAAGCTAATGAGAGTGTTAATTTAGTTTTAAAAGGAATTAAAAGTGCCAACACACTAGCGCTATTGGATTTACAATCTCGAAAAGAAGCTCTCCCTAAAATAGGAGATTTTAATATAATTACAGATTGGAATGGCGATGCAAAATGTATTGTAAAAACTACAGCTGTTAAGCTAAAGCCTTATTTTAGCATTGACGCTAATTATGCAATTAAAGAAGGAGAAGGCGATAAAAGTCTCAGCTATTGGAAAACAAAGCACTGGGATTATTACACTAGGAATTTAAACAAAATCAACCGTACTCCAAAAGAAAGCATGATTGTTGTCTGTCAAGAATTTGAAAAAGTATTTGGTTAA
- a CDS encoding GMC oxidoreductase: MNLEEHYDAIVVGTGITGGWAAKELTEKGLKTLVLERGPMVEHIKDYKTMNDDDWDYDLKGKLSKEDKKKYHVQNRIGWAPKEDSKHFFVNDLEHPYVETKRFDWIRGYHVGGRSLTWGRQSYRWSDLDFEANKKDGHGVDWPVRYNDIAPWYDKVEEYIGVSGQKLGLKQLPDGKFQPPMDLNCVELDLQKSMSEKFDDGRLLTIGRVAHITDRDSKKEGRQPCQYRNRCWRGCPFGGYFSSNSSTLPAAERTGNMTLRPNSIVHEVIYDDTTKKATGVRIIDAETNEKITFNAKVIFLCASSMASVGILLQSKSERFPNGLGNDSDALGRGIMDHHYQLGARAKVEGYLDKYYKGRRPNGFYIPRFVNLDENSEKKNYLRGFGYQGGASRGSWTASVAEMGYGADLKENILKPGEWQIGSTGFGEFLPYDDNRVILSKTEKDKWGLPQLDFDVEFKENEYNMREDIKIQIEKILTEAGFKDVDVYDKKTGPGLGIHEMGGARMGHSAKTSIVNKHNQIHNVPNVYVTDGAFMSSSSCVNPSLTYMAFTARAANHAAEQFKLGKFA, encoded by the coding sequence ATGAATCTGGAAGAGCATTATGACGCAATCGTTGTAGGAACGGGAATAACAGGAGGTTGGGCTGCAAAAGAATTAACTGAAAAAGGTTTAAAAACTCTAGTTTTAGAACGCGGACCAATGGTAGAGCATATTAAAGATTATAAAACCATGAATGATGATGATTGGGATTATGATTTAAAAGGTAAGCTTTCAAAAGAAGATAAGAAAAAATATCACGTTCAAAATAGAATTGGTTGGGCTCCGAAAGAAGATTCTAAACATTTTTTTGTTAATGATTTAGAACACCCATATGTAGAGACAAAACGCTTTGATTGGATTAGAGGTTACCATGTAGGAGGAAGATCATTAACATGGGGTAGACAAAGTTACCGCTGGAGTGATTTAGATTTTGAAGCAAATAAAAAAGATGGTCATGGTGTTGATTGGCCTGTACGCTATAATGATATTGCACCATGGTATGATAAAGTAGAGGAATATATTGGTGTAAGTGGCCAGAAACTAGGCTTAAAGCAATTGCCTGATGGCAAATTTCAACCACCAATGGATTTAAATTGCGTAGAATTAGATCTTCAAAAATCAATGTCTGAAAAATTTGATGATGGGCGCCTTTTAACCATAGGCCGTGTTGCACATATTACAGACAGAGATTCTAAAAAAGAAGGAAGACAACCTTGTCAATACAGAAATAGATGTTGGAGAGGATGCCCTTTTGGAGGTTATTTTAGTAGTAACTCATCTACTTTACCTGCTGCAGAACGAACAGGAAACATGACACTTAGGCCAAACTCAATTGTTCATGAAGTTATTTATGATGATACAACTAAAAAAGCTACTGGCGTTAGAATTATAGACGCAGAAACAAATGAAAAAATAACTTTTAATGCAAAGGTAATTTTCTTATGTGCATCATCAATGGCATCCGTGGGTATTTTATTGCAATCAAAATCTGAACGTTTTCCAAACGGACTAGGTAATGATTCAGATGCTTTAGGTAGAGGTATTATGGATCACCACTACCAACTTGGTGCAAGAGCAAAAGTAGAGGGCTATTTAGATAAATATTACAAAGGCAGAAGACCTAACGGTTTCTACATTCCGCGTTTTGTAAACCTAGATGAAAACTCTGAAAAAAAGAACTACTTAAGAGGCTTTGGTTACCAAGGTGGTGCAAGCCGTGGTAGCTGGACAGCATCTGTAGCAGAAATGGGTTATGGTGCTGATTTGAAAGAAAATATTTTAAAACCAGGAGAGTGGCAAATTGGAAGTACTGGTTTTGGTGAATTTTTACCTTATGATGACAATCGAGTTATTTTAAGCAAAACTGAAAAAGATAAATGGGGATTACCTCAGTTAGATTTTGATGTTGAATTTAAAGAGAACGAATACAACATGCGAGAAGACATTAAAATACAAATCGAAAAAATATTAACAGAAGCTGGTTTTAAAGATGTTGATGTTTATGACAAAAAAACAGGACCTGGTCTTGGTATTCATGAAATGGGAGGTGCAAGAATGGGGCATAGTGCTAAAACATCTATCGTTAACAAACACAACCAAATACACAATGTACCTAATGTGTATGTTACCGATGGTGCTTTCATGTCATCATCAAGTTGCGTAAATCCTTCATTAACATACATGGCTTTTACCGCAAGGGCTGCAAACCATGCTGCAGAACAATTTAAATTAGGTAAATTTGCTTAG
- a CDS encoding sugar phosphate isomerase/epimerase, whose amino-acid sequence MKTIKGPAVFLAQFVDNKAPFNTLDGMCKWASDLGYKGIQIPTWESFLIDLDKAAESQTYCDDLKGKVNSYGLEITELSTHLQGQLVAVNPAYDSMFDGFAPDKVKGNPKARTEWAIDTVKKAGTASKRLGLNTHATFSGALLWHTMYPWPQRPNGLVKMGFEELAKRWTPILNHFDEQGVDVCYEIHPGEDLHDGVSFERFLEATNNHKRVNMLYDPSHYVLQHLDYLTFIDHYHEFIKAFHVKDAEFNPTGKQGVYGGYSDWIDRAGRFRSLGDGQVDFSGIFSKLTQYGCDVWAVMEWECCMKSPEQGAREGAPFIQKHIIEATEKTFDDFAGGEVDKEALKKILGI is encoded by the coding sequence ATGAAAACAATTAAAGGTCCTGCGGTTTTTCTTGCTCAGTTTGTAGATAATAAAGCTCCATTTAATACACTTGATGGAATGTGTAAATGGGCTTCAGATTTAGGGTATAAAGGTATTCAAATACCGACATGGGAAAGTTTTTTAATAGATTTGGATAAAGCAGCCGAAAGTCAAACTTATTGTGATGATTTAAAAGGTAAAGTAAATTCTTACGGGTTAGAGATTACAGAATTATCTACGCATTTGCAGGGTCAATTGGTAGCTGTTAACCCGGCTTATGACTCTATGTTTGATGGTTTTGCACCTGATAAAGTAAAAGGTAATCCTAAAGCTCGTACAGAATGGGCTATTGACACGGTAAAGAAAGCTGGTACAGCTAGTAAGAGATTAGGCTTAAATACTCACGCTACTTTTTCTGGAGCTTTACTTTGGCACACAATGTACCCTTGGCCACAACGACCTAATGGCTTAGTGAAAATGGGTTTTGAAGAATTAGCAAAAAGATGGACGCCAATTCTTAATCATTTTGATGAACAAGGTGTAGATGTTTGTTATGAAATACACCCAGGAGAAGACTTACATGATGGTGTTTCTTTTGAGCGTTTTTTAGAGGCAACAAATAACCATAAACGAGTAAATATGCTCTATGATCCTAGTCATTATGTTTTACAACATTTAGATTATTTAACTTTCATAGATCATTATCATGAATTTATAAAAGCATTTCACGTAAAAGATGCTGAGTTTAATCCAACGGGTAAGCAAGGTGTTTATGGTGGTTATTCTGATTGGATTGATAGGGCAGGTAGATTTAGATCTTTAGGAGATGGACAAGTCGATTTTAGTGGTATATTTTCTAAACTAACACAATATGGCTGTGATGTCTGGGCAGTAATGGAGTGGGAGTGTTGTATGAAGAGCCCTGAACAAGGTGCTCGTGAAGGGGCACCATTTATTCAGAAACATATAATTGAAGCAACAGAAAAAACATTTGATGATTTTGCAGGTGGAGAAGTAGATAAAGAAGCTTTGAAGAAAATTTTAGGAATTTAA
- a CDS encoding DUF1080 domain-containing protein: MKRVASMIALICMLSSCKEKTNNHVGVKSETKKEELPDKENNEWEVLFNGTSFDNFQEYLKDSVSGNWKIEDNAMVFYPPKNRKEGTSYNLVTKKEYTDFVLSLDWKISEGGNSGVFWGVKEDENLPEAYQTGPEIQVLDNDKHPDAKAGTTHQAGSLYDMIPPSKDATKPVGEWNTCILTINHKTNEGIVVLNDEKIVVFSVNNPEWSTMVSNSKFADWADFGKFTTGKIGLQDHGDVVSFRNIKIKEL, translated from the coding sequence ATGAAAAGAGTAGCTTCAATGATTGCTTTAATATGTATGTTAAGTAGTTGTAAAGAAAAAACTAACAATCATGTAGGTGTTAAATCTGAAACTAAAAAGGAAGAATTGCCTGATAAAGAAAATAATGAGTGGGAGGTGTTATTTAATGGTACTTCTTTCGATAATTTTCAAGAGTATTTAAAAGACAGTGTATCCGGTAATTGGAAAATTGAAGACAATGCAATGGTTTTTTATCCTCCTAAAAACAGAAAGGAAGGGACATCATATAACCTAGTAACTAAAAAAGAATATACAGATTTTGTATTGTCCTTAGATTGGAAAATTTCAGAAGGAGGTAATAGTGGTGTATTTTGGGGAGTTAAAGAAGATGAGAACTTACCAGAAGCTTACCAAACAGGACCTGAAATTCAAGTTTTAGACAATGATAAACATCCAGATGCTAAAGCAGGAACTACACACCAAGCAGGTTCTTTGTATGATATGATTCCCCCTTCAAAAGACGCTACTAAACCTGTTGGAGAGTGGAATACATGCATTCTAACTATAAACCATAAAACAAATGAGGGTATTGTTGTTTTAAATGACGAAAAAATAGTTGTTTTTTCAGTAAATAACCCAGAATGGAGTACTATGGTGTCTAATTCTAAATTTGCTGACTGGGCAGATTTTGGGAAATTTACAACAGGAAAAATAGGGTTGCAAGATCACGGAGATGTTGTTTCTTTCAGAAATATTAAAATAAAAGAATTATAA
- a CDS encoding DUF1080 domain-containing protein — translation MKQLYMLAVLAVFSCKNEPKKEVVSDKVSEVVVYEEYTGVEPTKPEETELYKPVPLKVEFIGENKIPSDATILSDLDEWESVIDPSKPADWIVNADGSFTVKNKAGDIRTKKEFGNVQLHIEWKSPEIIQGENQSRANSGVFLQSRYEVQILDNNDNDTYVNGQVASIYKQHVPLVKASVPTGEWNVYDIIYHAPEFNKRGEKTKSATMTVIHNDVLVQDNVEIKGTTPYIGWPKNEAHGKAPITLQDHGDDSRVSFRNIWVRELN, via the coding sequence ATGAAACAATTATACATGCTAGCCGTTTTAGCAGTTTTTTCTTGTAAAAACGAACCAAAAAAAGAAGTGGTCAGCGATAAAGTATCTGAAGTTGTAGTTTATGAAGAATATACAGGTGTTGAACCAACAAAGCCAGAAGAAACAGAGCTTTATAAACCTGTGCCATTAAAAGTTGAGTTTATAGGTGAAAACAAAATACCAAGCGATGCAACTATACTTTCTGATTTAGATGAATGGGAAAGTGTAATTGACCCTAGTAAACCTGCAGATTGGATAGTTAATGCAGATGGTAGTTTTACTGTGAAAAACAAAGCGGGAGATATAAGAACAAAAAAAGAATTTGGAAATGTTCAATTACATATAGAGTGGAAGTCTCCTGAAATAATACAAGGAGAAAATCAAAGTAGAGCTAATAGTGGTGTGTTTTTACAAAGCCGTTATGAAGTTCAAATTTTAGATAATAATGATAATGATACTTATGTAAATGGGCAGGTGGCTTCAATTTACAAACAACATGTTCCTTTAGTAAAAGCATCTGTACCAACAGGTGAATGGAATGTATATGATATTATTTATCATGCTCCAGAATTTAATAAAAGGGGTGAGAAAACAAAATCGGCAACGATGACTGTAATACATAATGATGTATTAGTGCAAGATAATGTTGAGATAAAAGGTACGACACCTTATATTGGTTGGCCTAAAAATGAAGCACACGGTAAAGCACCAATCACTCTTCAGGATCATGGAGATGACAGTAGAGTTAGTTTTAGAAATATTTGGGTTCGAGAATTGAATTAA
- a CDS encoding YicC/YloC family endoribonuclease — protein MIHSMTGFGKHVIQLPSKKITIEIKSLNSKSLDLNARMPSAYKEKELQLRKTIANALVRGKVDFGLYIENTGDETSSVINQIVVKQYMEQLKALADADATQLLEIAMRMPDSMKTEREDIDEDEFKAIEEALEEALKEINIFRSEEGQVLDDDFVSRTNTIKNLLSDVEKLDVDRLDTIRERLEKAVSDLKTDLDKNRFEQELIYYLEKYDITEEKVRLKNHLDYFITALKSDDSNGKKLGFICQEIGREINTIGSKANYAPLQQVVVQMKDELEKIKEQMLNVL, from the coding sequence ATGATTCATTCGATGACGGGTTTTGGGAAACATGTTATTCAGCTCCCATCCAAAAAGATTACCATTGAAATTAAATCTCTTAACAGTAAAAGTTTAGATTTAAATGCACGAATGCCTTCTGCATATAAAGAAAAAGAATTACAGCTTAGAAAAACTATAGCAAATGCTTTGGTAAGAGGAAAAGTAGATTTTGGACTTTATATCGAAAATACAGGTGATGAAACATCTTCAGTAATTAATCAGATAGTTGTAAAGCAATATATGGAGCAATTGAAAGCACTTGCAGACGCAGATGCGACTCAGTTGTTAGAAATTGCAATGCGTATGCCTGATTCGATGAAAACTGAACGTGAAGATATAGATGAAGATGAATTTAAAGCAATAGAAGAAGCTTTAGAAGAGGCTCTTAAAGAAATAAATATTTTTAGATCTGAAGAAGGTCAAGTATTAGATGACGATTTTGTTTCTAGAACAAATACCATTAAAAATTTACTTTCAGACGTTGAAAAATTAGACGTTGATAGATTAGATACAATTAGAGAGCGTTTAGAAAAAGCTGTTTCTGATTTAAAAACAGATTTAGATAAAAATAGATTCGAACAAGAACTTATTTATTATTTAGAAAAATATGATATCACAGAAGAAAAAGTTCGCTTAAAAAATCACTTAGATTATTTTATTACAGCTTTAAAATCGGACGATTCAAACGGGAAAAAACTAGGCTTTATTTGTCAAGAAATAGGTCGTGAAATAAACACTATAGGTTCAAAAGCTAATTATGCACCTTTACAACAAGTAGTTGTACAAATGAAAGATGAATTAGAGAAGATTAAAGAACAAATGCTAAATGTTTTGTAA
- the gmk gene encoding guanylate kinase: MKGGKLIIFSAPSGSGKTTIVRHLLQQEELNLAFSISATSRPRRGKEKNGEHYYFMSLSEFKKHIKNDDFLEWEEVYRDNFYGTLKTEVERLWAEGKNVIFDIDVVGGLRIKKKFPNETLAVFVKPPSVDELKIRLKKRSTESEDKINMRIAKASVELATAPQFDKIIKNYDLETALQESHELVSEFLKS; the protein is encoded by the coding sequence ATGAAAGGAGGAAAACTTATTATATTTTCAGCACCTTCAGGTAGTGGTAAAACAACTATTGTTCGTCATTTATTACAGCAAGAAGAATTAAACTTAGCATTTTCAATTTCGGCAACATCTAGACCAAGAAGAGGGAAAGAAAAAAACGGAGAGCATTACTATTTTATGTCTCTTTCTGAATTTAAAAAGCATATTAAAAATGATGACTTTTTAGAATGGGAAGAAGTTTATAGAGATAATTTTTACGGCACTCTTAAAACTGAAGTTGAGCGTTTGTGGGCTGAAGGCAAAAATGTAATATTTGACATTGATGTTGTTGGTGGACTTCGAATAAAAAAGAAATTTCCAAATGAAACTTTGGCAGTTTTTGTTAAACCACCTAGTGTTGATGAGCTTAAAATAAGACTTAAGAAAAGAAGTACTGAGAGCGAAGATAAAATAAACATGCGTATTGCAAAAGCTTCTGTAGAGCTTGCAACAGCTCCGCAATTTGATAAGATTATAAAAAATTATGATTTAGAAACGGCTCTTCAAGAATCTCATGAGTTGGTATCCGAATTTTTAAAATCATAA
- the nadD gene encoding nicotinate (nicotinamide) nucleotide adenylyltransferase: MKKVGLYFGTFNPIHIGHLIIANHMVEFSDLDEVWFVITPQSPFKAKKTLLDNNHRYDMVYEAVKEYDKLKTSTIEFGLPQPNYTINTLVHLEEKYSSQYNFCLIMGEDNLKGFHKWKNYETILENYNLYVYPRVSDGVIDHQFVGNPKINKVAAPIMEISSTFIRKQHKDGKNIKPLLPENVWKFIDEMNFYRN; this comes from the coding sequence GTGAAAAAAGTAGGTCTTTATTTTGGCACGTTTAATCCAATACATATAGGGCATTTAATCATAGCAAACCATATGGTTGAGTTTTCGGACCTAGATGAGGTTTGGTTTGTAATAACACCACAAAGTCCATTTAAGGCCAAGAAAACCCTCTTAGACAACAATCATAGGTATGATATGGTTTACGAAGCTGTTAAAGAGTACGATAAATTAAAAACATCTACAATAGAATTTGGCTTGCCTCAGCCTAATTATACTATAAATACATTAGTGCATTTAGAGGAGAAATATTCGTCTCAATATAATTTTTGTTTGATAATGGGAGAGGATAACCTAAAAGGATTCCATAAGTGGAAAAACTACGAGACTATTTTAGAAAATTATAATTTATATGTGTATCCAAGAGTTTCTGATGGTGTCATAGATCATCAGTTTGTTGGTAATCCTAAAATTAATAAAGTTGCTGCGCCCATAATGGAAATATCATCTACATTTATCAGAAAGCAGCATAAGGATGGCAAAAATATAAAACCATTACTTCCTGAAAACGTTTGGAAGTTTATTGATGAAATGAATTTTTACAGAAATTAA